Genomic window (Zingiber officinale cultivar Zhangliang chromosome 2B, Zo_v1.1, whole genome shotgun sequence):
TCTCCTTCCTTCCCTTCCTTCGGCCTTCGCTTTGCGGAGATCTGGGAGGTGTAGCGGCTCTTCTTTGGCGTTTACAGGTATCTTTTTTCTTATGCCTTTCTCCGGAGATCATGGATCTACTTTTGTGGTTCTGCTTACTGCTTCTCGATTCCAGTTTTTTTTGCTTCTCGTATGAGATCGGATCTGTTAGGGACTCAGTTCGGCTGTCCAATGTGCGAGAGAGAGCCTGTGTCGGTTTAGATCTCATCTACGCTGCCGATTTCTACGCAGTAGAATAGGCTTTCTGCAGAGGAATCTAGAATATTTGGAAGTGTCTGTCTTTCGTTGGTTAATATTCTTTGGAGATCTCTCCGGAAGATGTTAACGGATCGATCACGCCGCCGGCGACCAAACCAAACTGGGTTTATGCCGCATGAGTGGCAGGGCTGATACAGAATAGGAAAAATATGATATATATAGTAAAAAAATGGGGAAATAATTTACTGTATTTATTATGCAGAAATGTAAACTTTAATATAACATTTGTAGGTCTGATATAGCTTTGATTATAAAATAGGTTTTCTGAGCTAAACTAAGTTCTCTGTTTTGGCTGAGCATCtttttatctacctttctaaaaaatatatataataattttttttttgtctttttctatttataatttccccctttttcttttccaaactcttagaatatttttttcttctacAGTGACAGTTGGTATCATGTTCATCATGCTCAACCTAGCATGACACGTATATGGCTGACTCCTAATTAGTCCATTTTagtgaaaaatgaaaaaaatggcaATACCCCCGCCCGAGAACCATCTTGAGAGATAAATCATGATAATTGAGAGATAATGAGAGATAATGTGGATGGAAGGGTGAATTATGCCAATTTGATTAGATTGCTAATATTATAATAGAATGCATTCAAAATCATAATATtggaaatagagctgcctcagcTAAGCACAATTCGGCCCGAttagtttctttttgttttttttttcttgccaAATCGGGGTTTGAAAATGGGCTGTGCTTGGCATGACATGTTCATCCACCGAGCTTGGGCTTGTGCACCTTAGGTCATGCCAGCTCAGATCTCGTGGGTGATTtatttaaaagaataaaatagaatttaaataaaaaaaataaaaaaaattcttttagaaatggtaatttgttaaatttataaaattatttatattaataattaattctttatcttttatatataaaaagaatGGACTAAACTGAATTTGAGTCTAATCTATGTCGGGTTAGGTTAGGCATGATCCATTTTGGGCCTGGGCCTACGAAGCGTGACGCATGCGCACGGTATTGCGCTTGCCATGACTTTGGTCATGCCACAGGTAGGCCTTGTCCATTGATACCTAATTGGAAAGAGTTGCTACAAGATGTTAATTTATGTGGATAGAAATTATGGTCTCAATTAACTCTATTTTCTTTGCACTTCTGTACTTGCAATCCGTTCCTTAACTTACCTAAATCGTCTAATCTGCAATGGAATATGTTTCTCACCTTTCATTCATAGCCTGCAATGTTGTTTTCATCGTTTCAAGCATTACATTTTCAGATGCAGTTTTGTTACTAACATCCTTGTTTGGTTTTTAGTCTATCACTATGGCACCAACTCAGGAAGTGGCAGCCAAGTCTTCTGATTTGAAACTCTCTCATCCACCTCTCAATGAACGAATACTTTCATCCATGACAAGAAGATCTGTTGCAGCACATCCTTGGCATGATCTTGAAATAGGTGAGGATAGTAATCTAAGTTTCATAATGTAGCGTTTTTCATTCTTTTCCTTGTTAATTCAAATATTTATTGAACATGGATGCTGCATGCAGGTCCAGGTGCCCCTACAATATTCAACTGTGTAAGAATCCATACTTTTTCTCAAAAGAATTCTCAATTGCCATTGGAATATTAGAAAAGTACAGTTAGTAActttaactatttatttattatttttattttggcatGAATATATTACATCTAACCAGGTTAACATGCTTACCTTGTactttttctcaaaaaaaaaaaaatggtaatTTAAACATTTTAATGCATTAGAGttttatataatatatgaatTTTGTGGAGATTATTGTCATGGGAGTGAGAAGTCTACTTGTATCTGTGTTAAGAACAAGCAACAAAAATTCTTGCAGGTAGTGGAGATAAGTAGAGGAAGCAAAGTGAAATATGAACTTGACAAGAAAACTGGTCTGATAAAGGTGTGTatgaaaatttattatttttccttaattttttctACTGTTAATTTTGGTACTTGTTTTACTGCTATAGGTGGACCGTGTTCTTTATTCATCAGTTGTGTATCCTCACAACTATGGTTTCATCCCTCGCACTCTTTGTGAAGATAGTGATCCCATGGATGTGTTGGTCATTATGCAGGTTTGTTGTACAAAGATTCTGCAATACATTTTGATGCCTGCACCTGAATGTATTTGAAGTGTTTGAACCATACAATTCATCATCATTAATACTTAAAAATGAAATAGAACTCTGATTCATATAGATCTTTTATTCTAATTATTTCTCCTTGTTTTGCCCTCCATTttttcattatttggttcatCAAgtgaaactttctaaaaatggtTGTTGCTTGTGCTTATTTAACAGGAACCAATACTTCCAGGATGCTTTCTTCGAGCTAAAGCAATAGGTTTGATGCCTATGATTGATCAGGTTTCGTCTACTCACAAATAAGCTGGATTCCTTTATTTTATGCTAGACTATTCAAAGAACTCGTAAAGCTTCATATTCTACCGTGGTTATTTGACAGTTGTTGATTGGTCTGAGTTGTTTGAAACAGGGGGAGAAAGACGATAAGATTATTGCTGTCTGTGCTGATGATCCCGAGTACAAGCATTTTAATGATATCAAGGAGCTCCCACCACATCGTTTAGCTGAGATTAGGCGTTTCTTTGAAGATTGTATCCTCATATATCTGCAAATGCATTTTATATACAACAATTTGTTAACCACATCTGGTGACTAAGTCCTTGTGACACAAAATTCATTGATCATTTATCTCACATAGAAAGGGCAGTGTACATGCTCTTGCTAGTTGCTAGCAAATGACACATACACCTACTAATTGCTAGCAGAAGAAAGGATCTTTCCACTTTCCATACTAACTTGTTCAACCAAGTTACTAAAGGTAGACCTTGCAACAAATAGGAAAGGCACTTTTGGAGTTATGAATTGTGTGACACAAGCGTTGTGCTTCTTAGCCTTCGGAAATCAGataagaaaaatgaaaacaaGGATGTGGCTGTAGATGACTTCCTCGATGCATCAGCAGCAACCAAGGCAATCCAACGTTCCATGTAAGTATTTTGTCATTTTCTATGTTAAATAAATCTTCCCAAATTGTATTGCAAGACCTGCCTGAAAAGAGACTTATCTAAAATTTggtaatttcaatttcaaaatgtATAAAATGTTTCTTACCCTCAAACTAGATACATTAGAAGATGAACTGCAAGCTATAGTTGCTTTATCTGCCACTCTTGGAACAGCACAAGGAAATTTGTTTCCAATGGTTGTGCCGTAACGGGTCCAAGAACAAATTACTACTCAAACAACGTTGCCTCTCTATTGATATCTTTTATTGCAATTGGATTTGATGTGTTTGCATAAATCATATCTATCCCTTCTGTATTTGCAGGGATCTTTATGCGAGTTACATTGTGGAAAGCCTGAGGAGGTAGAGCGGGTCATGAAGCATGGATGGATCTGGCCATCTGGGGACACGGGCGTTTGCAGTCAAACTACTTACTATACTGCTATCAGATTATTATATATACATATGAATTTAGCTTGTGAAAGATTCAAATGTCTGTCTTTAGGCCAAACAAGCACTAGTTTCTTAAGCGGATGCTCCCTGTTGATCGGAGCATGTTATCAATGGCTATTGTTAAATTTCCTACTGTTAATTTACTACTGTTTTTGTTTGCATTCTGTGAATTACCAGAGACATTTAACGATActaattatttatataaaatattatttcataCATGTTAACATTTGATACAATACGACTGTTCGAATTATATTTTGCAATCATTATACCAATTAAGCCTCATCTTATTAAATAGGATAGATCATATGAATATTTATATGTGTTATTAGGTTCTctcttttattatattattatttatatttaaataaattttattttattactactaattaatttttatccatctatattttattttataagattcaatacattattgtttaataaaACAACGCGAAGAATAGGTTATTTGGATTCGGTCAGATGAgtctttttatattattttgtttaGGTCATTATTAAAAAAACACACATAACAAAATCTTtcttaaaattatacttaattaagtttaaaaatgttttttttattatttagtaattttaaaataaaatattttttttttaaaaaaaactcagtCGAGCTGAACATAGTAACTCCATTTCCATGTTGGGCCGGACTCGTGAAAAGATGATTACATTCTTCCAAGATATCTTTCATAGTATAGTATGTATCTAGATTATATTAAGGGAGGCATGGCATGAGATCAATTTATAATCGATAGTCCAGTGACTTGATCTTTTATCTAATTATAATATATCTATTCTCCTCTAATTAATTAGGTATTCTCATGGGAGCATTAGGTCTGACCATGGTGGCATCATTAGGTCGGACCATGATTCTCTACATCATGACTCCTTATGGACGAGGTATGGACATCCTCTCAGACGGATAATTAACTAGAGTATGATGATATTATCAGTATAAGATTTGGAAATTAAGTTTTAGTTAGTAATTGAAtgtttatctttcttatatattATTCAATTATTTAAGattaataatcatctataatttatttttttaaaataaatggataGAGATACCGACTTTCTGCAACGTGGACAGGAGCCCATTTTTCAGACCGCTCTTAGCCCATCACTATTTTAATCCTTCACCCAAACTTTTTAAAGGAACAAATTGCTGGTTCGTACCCGATAACTACTCATGACGCTCCTCCATCGTGTTCGCACGTTCCCTTAGCACAAGGTGTAGCTGTACAACACTAGTGCCTTTGAGGTGGGAAACCATGCAGCATGCAATAGCAAGTATAAGAACCCAGGGCCATACTAGTCTTTTTAACTAATTTCTTCGTATAAAATGCACATTGCCCTTTCCTCGTATACTGTTCAGAACAAATATCATTTTGACATGGGACTGTAGCGATAAGATATgtttttaatcaaattttaattttataaaataacggTTAAATTTTTCTTAACGATCTAAAAATGTTAGATTGATGATCCGTTCATTATGAACATTGGCTGATGTATTTTGATGACCGATCAGTCCTCCTGAAATTAGTCGACATAAATttaatgaaataataataataataataattttatccctttaaaaatatatttcggCAACCGTTTATTCCATTTTTAATTTTCCTAAACAAACATAATATTTGAGGACATGCTTCAGACCAGCAGAATAAAGAACACAGCTCGGTCTCCGTGCGTGGCCTGCGCGTGGGAACTAAGCAGCTATATCCTGAAGGGGGGATAACGTCGTTACTTGACGGCGTAAGAGTTTACCGGGAGACGTGCCTTGTTGTAACTTGCAACTGGACGAAGCTCTCGTGCGTCGGTGCCTCCGTGAGACCGTGACGGCCGTTAAAAGctagaaaggaagaagagaatatGAGCACCTCCACCGTCGTCCTCACACGCCGCTTTCCTTTCCTCTTTATCTACCGCACCGCCTGTCTCCGATTTCGGAGCCCCGTGCCACGAGCCCTCCTAGCTTTCCTCCGCCGGTCTCTCCGCTACGATCGGCCTCGCCGCCTACGCCACCGAAATGGTACCCTCTCGGTTTCTTTCTTCGATCACTTCGATGCTAGGGTTCCTGCGGTTTACGTTTCTTCGTGTGATCGACCAATCTGCCCTACTTTATCAACCTGCCCGTGTCCGATCGTCCTTTAGTTGCTCATTTCCTTAATTTGGGATCTGATTTCGCGTTTAGCTGGTCTGTTTGACTTCGTTTGGCTAGGGTTTGGATGTGAAACATGCTGCTTGTTTTATGACGGTTGACTTGTGGAGCTACGGTAGACGGTTCCGCTGATCATTGCTTGTAGATTTTAGTGACTGGACCCTCTTCATTCTCCATAGCCGCTGCTTAGGTTAATTGAATGTTTAAAATTTCGGATCCTTCACGGGTGTTTTCTCATTCTGTTCTTTGGATTTACTCATTTTGCTCATGGTCATCGATAAATTCATGGATCTGACAGATTAGTTTGTTGTGCAAGAATTATTTAAATAGGGATAGGAGGTTCATTTCTCATGTCTTATTCGTTCATATTAGCAGACGGACTATGTTTTTCCTTCGCCAATTTTGTTCTTATTGTTCTATGTGACCTCTTATGaagttaaattttcttttctttggtctACATAGGGGATGGCTTGTGAAGTCACATTGTTTATGCTACTGAATCCCTGTCAATGAATCCGTAGTCCATAGTATTCAACATGTGCTTTGTCAACCTGGTTAAGATATACCTGCAATTTTTGTTTGAGTTTAACAGGAGCTTATGTTCCTAGAGGTTTCGTTGATGGAACAAAATTTCCACTGGATGCGAGGTAACAACTAACACACTTATTAGTATGATGTCTCCCTCATAAATATGCGAATATGGTCCCTTGGTCACACTTGTATTGAGTAAACAAACTAATCTGTGTATACTGGACTTAATCAACCCCTCTGTGTTGATCCTTCTCCTCCCCCCAGGATTAAGGTATGCCTGTTGATGAATGCATCTGATTTGCTAATATGACTTTTTGCATTTTGATATGGCAGGCCAACGCAGTATCAGGAATGGCAGTGAATGATGACTGCAAGTTGAAGTTCTTGGAGCTGAAAGCAAAGCGGACCTACCGATTCATAATCTATAAGAttgaggagaagcagaaggagattCTTGTAGAGAAGCTTGGTGAACCCAACTTGACCTATGAGGACTTTACTGCCAGCCTCCCTGAAAATGAATGTAGATACGCTATATATGATTTTGACTTTGTGACTGAAGAGAATTTACAAAAGAGCAAAATTTTTTTCATCGCATGGtaaactttttcttcttctttctttagtTGGCTTAACCCAGACAACAACTTGACCTTTCCCTTCTGTTTGATACTAAAGGTCCCCCGACACATCAAGGGTGAGAAGCAAGATGCTTTATGCAAGCTCAAAAGAGAGGTTCAAGAGAGAGCTTGATGGCATTCAGGTCGAGTTACAAGCAACTGATCCTACTGAGATGGGCCTTGATGTCATAAGAGGCCGCGCAAATTGAGCATACGGCTGTGCGCCTCTAGTTTACGCAGTCAGGTTGTTCTCTATTATTTGGTGTGGTTCTGCTGGAATATTCATAACTCCAAGGGAAGGTTAGTTCCCTAGATATCATGTGAGCTTGTGATTGGCATTACTAAATAGAAACTATTCAAAGTATCTTCCCATTTCTACTTTGCTGTTGTCTATTTTGTACTTGGTACTCATTGCATTAGCATCTAATCATGTTCTTGTGTTTGAAAGCTAATGGTATTCGACATTTTGTTGTATGGCAACAAATGTAGTCACTCTTATTAATGACTTTACTCTTGTGATGCAAATCTACCATCCGAGTAAACTCCGCAATGCCCCTGGGGGGATTTATGACTTTACTCTTGACACTTGACCAAAATGCCTCCTTTTTCTAGGAAATAGGATGTCACAGATGAATGAGTTTGAAGTTGTGGTCATGTTGATTTTATTCTTGATTCAATTTTCTTTGAATATGGCAAGTTTCTGTATTAGTACAAGAGTTGCCAAAATCTCAAGGGCATGCCATTGAGCTGTGTTTTTCTAGTCTCAATTGTGAAATCAAGCCTGATGGTTTCTAGTTCTTGTAAGTGAATTATGAAAGAATGACGTTGTTGATGGACCCTGTAGCACATGACTATTAATTTtagaatatatattttaaaaaattagaaatttaaatatttaccaAAAATATAATGTgaatttatcatgaaaatttCATATTTAACTTGCTCtcaaaggcaaagcttgatatgcaattttttttatagaaattatattttaaaaataaacaactGAAATAAAATTGGTATATGgtaagtagtttttttttttcaagtttgaatgtaaataaataatacatttaaaagttattttatatttttataataaaatttaatcaaaattattatattttatatgtttttaatttttttttaaatttataaaatttatatcactttacgctctattatttttttttaaaaatatattccataataacttttaatttttttcatcaattttatatatattttaaatttttttataaaattataatagtaatttttaaaagttgtAATATAATtcgaataaaaattaaaaggtacTTATATCATTTTCATCGAGATGACATCTTTTTTAGAAAATATCAAagcgaaaaaaatattttactaacttattaatatttcttaaacagaatcaaaattttattcgttaaattaatttaaattaagttaaaatattttgataattgataaaaatattttgatataataataattttaattaaattgaattaaaatactatttaattaatttactttaATATATTAGAGTAGCtactataatttaaaattagagtaTATTTTAGATAAGCAATATGAgcgcaattttttatttttaacgataaaaataataagggttatctttatttttattctaAAATATTCAGATAATTTACTCTagcatattttaataattaaaccgTATTATAACACTAGattgttaaatttttttagaatttcggATTTAAATTTAGGATATAATATTTAGATTAAAGgagtaaaaaaaaacaataacatTAGGTGCCACAAACAACAAATCATCTCTCATATATatgattgttttttttaatt
Coding sequences:
- the LOC122045353 gene encoding actin-depolymerizing factor 7-like, encoding MANAVSGMAVNDDCKLKFLELKAKRTYRFIIYKIEEKQKEILVEKLGEPNLTYEDFTASLPENECRYAIYDFDFVTEENLQKSKIFFIAWSPDTSRVRSKMLYASSKERFKRELDGIQVELQATDPTEMGLDVIRGRAN
- the LOC122045351 gene encoding soluble inorganic pyrophosphatase 4-like: MAPTQEVAAKSSDLKLSHPPLNERILSSMTRRSVAAHPWHDLEIGPGAPTIFNCVVEISRGSKVKYELDKKTGLIKVDRVLYSSVVYPHNYGFIPRTLCEDSDPMDVLVIMQEPILPGCFLRAKAIGLMPMIDQGEKDDKIIAVCADDPEYKHFNDIKELPPHRLAEIRRFFEDYKKNENKDVAVDDFLDASAATKAIQRSMDLYASYIVESLRR